One genomic region from Nilaparvata lugens isolate BPH chromosome 3, ASM1435652v1, whole genome shotgun sequence encodes:
- the LOC120350198 gene encoding uncharacterized protein LOC120350198: MISDTASICLRLLQYCCRNWEMKSSRLLISRIRLWKNISGSPSNRLDSWKRHTNQEVGGGWQLTGHVGWQLGGGTLRSLGDAWSDLRRRRYRVGRPHSLISLSRTLIRINRIDDVINLRRRQLGQVLRVEIDGANAASLSLSWGLRDIVLWLLIGRCHSYIVLGVVAEVGDLRHLQRSQLPTVYSSSFACQSRSARFSPLHAVAACKLQRRAPYGPFLATCQTGLPVLCYAPATLINRS; encoded by the exons ATGATCTCTGATACTGCGTCCATCTGTTTACGTTTACTCCAATACTGCTGCAGGaactgggagatgaagtcctccaggctattgatatctcgcatccggctctggaaaaacatcagcggctcgccgagtaatagactggacagttggaagcgccatactaaccaagag gttggtggcGGCTGGCAGTTGACTGGTCACGTCGGATGGCAACTGGGTGGCGGCACTCTCCGTTCCCTCGGCGAcgcttggagcgatctgcgaagacgccggtaccgggttggacgccctcactccctcatctccCTCAGCCGGACTCTCATCAGAATTAATCGCATCGACGACGTTATCaatcttcgtagaagacaattgggccaagttttgcgggtcgaaattgatggagcaaatgctgcctccctctctctctcgtggggtctccgcgACATTGTCCTGTGGTTGTTGATTGGCCGGTGTCATAGCTACATAGTTTTGGGGGTGGTCGCTGAAGTAGGAGATTTGCGA CATCTCCAACGCAGTCAGCTCCCAACAGTTTACAGCTCGTCGTTCGCGTGCCAGAGTCGCAGTGCACGCTTCAGTCCCCTCCACGCGGTGGCGGCGTGCAAATTGCAGCGGCGTGCTCCGTACGGTCCCTTCCTTGCCACTTGCCAGACCGGTCTGCCTGTGCTATGCTATGCCCCAGCCACATTAATTAATCGCTCCTGA